In Oxyura jamaicensis isolate SHBP4307 breed ruddy duck chromosome Z unlocalized genomic scaffold, BPBGC_Ojam_1.0 oxyZ_random_OJ62653, whole genome shotgun sequence, the genomic stretch GGGGGGGCGGGAGGCGCTCCCCGTGCGGGCCGGGAGCGGCCGGGACTCCTCGCGCTGCCCCCCGAGGGTCGCGCCTCGCTCCCGCTCGCCCTTCCCGGGGCTCCGGCGGGCGGCGCCGGGACCTACCTGCGAGTCTTAAGGCTGACATCCTCTGGAACTCGGGTTCCTGCAGCCATTTCCACATCCTCCGGAAGGTCTCCCTGCCGGATTTCAGTTTACTCCAAGGCTTAGGGTTCCGTAGCAAGTCCGAGAGGGTCCCCTGAGAACGGCACAGCACCCGCTGGGCGAAGATCGCCTGGGGGATGCTGTAGCGCTTCAGCTCCGCCGTGATCCGCTGCGCCACTTCTTTGGTGTTGATCTCCTCAAGCTGCCCCGAGCCGCTCACCTGCGAGCCGGACGAGGAGGGCGGCCGCTCCCGGCCGGCGGGCAGCCCGGGCCCGTGGGCCGGCGGGTGGCCGGGGTGCGCGGTGGGGTGCATGCCGTTCAGGTGGGACATCATGGCCGGGGGCGTCCCCAGCCCCCGCGGCAGGTGCTGCTCGCCCCGGGCCAGCATGGCCGCGTGCGCGTCGAAGTTGGGGCCGAGCATCTTGTCGTGGCCCGGCGGCCCGTAGCC encodes the following:
- the LOC118158675 gene encoding one cut domain family member 2-like yields the protein MVPGMASLLDGAAEYRPELSIPLHHAMSVPCEPSPPGMGMSGTYTTLTPLQPLPPISTVSDKFHHPHAHPHAHHHHHHQRLSGNVGGSFALMRDERGLPAVNNLYGPYKEMPAMGQSLSPLGNGLGALHGAQQGLHGYGPPGHDKMLGPNFDAHAAMLARGEQHLPRGLGTPPAMMSHLNGMHPTAHPGHPPAHGPGLPAGRERPPSSSGSQVSGSGQLEEINTKEVAQRITAELKRYSIPQAIFAQRVLCRSQGTLSDLLRNPKPWSKLKSGRETFRRMWKWLQEPEFQRMSALRLAGRSRRRPPEPREGRAGARRDPRGAARGVPAAPGPHGERLP